The following proteins come from a genomic window of Euryarchaeota archaeon:
- a CDS encoding tellurite resistance TerB family protein, giving the protein MGLFDKVIGTTNEKLNDKEGFAGIALCAVAADGVITEEEALGLGTTMNRMKLFRGLNQRQMNDIFGKLVRVVKSQGVDNLMKHSAEAVPADLKPTAFAVAADLLFADGEVAPAEQKFLEKIQYSLGVPDDLALKVVEVIALKNKG; this is encoded by the coding sequence ATGGGACTCTTCGACAAAGTTATCGGAACGACCAATGAGAAGTTGAACGACAAGGAAGGCTTCGCCGGCATCGCCTTGTGCGCTGTCGCGGCAGATGGCGTCATCACGGAGGAAGAGGCGTTGGGCCTTGGCACGACCATGAATCGAATGAAGCTCTTCCGGGGCCTCAACCAGCGCCAGATGAACGACATCTTCGGCAAGCTCGTCCGTGTCGTCAAGAGCCAGGGTGTGGACAACCTCATGAAACACTCCGCCGAGGCCGTCCCCGCCGACCTCAAGCCCACCGCGTTCGCGGTCGCCGCGGACCTCCTCTTTGCCGACGGCGAAGTGGCACCGGCCGAGCAGAAATTCCTTGAGAAGATCCAGTACTCGTTGGGAGTGCCGGACGACCTCGCGTTGAAGGTCGTCGAAGTCATCGCGTTGAAGAACAAGGGTTGA